A genome region from endosymbiont of Acanthamoeba sp. UWC8 includes the following:
- the phoB gene encoding phosphate regulon transcriptional regulator PhoB gives MSKVLKPSILVVEDEESIATVIKYNLQKEGYQVQITSDGEEAIYLAKNSKPDIILLDWLLPSIQGIEVCRVLRETPETSNIPIIMISAKGEEFDRISGLERGADDYIVKPFSPAELIARIKAIFRRLRPAFSNKTLDFEDITMDLMTHSVSRNGVEVKLAPIEFQILQILMEHPNRVLSREALIDKIWGVDIYVGSRTVDVHVTRLRKALIKASPNGEDLIKTIRLAGYCLKTSVRR, from the coding sequence ATGTCGAAGGTATTAAAGCCCTCTATACTGGTAGTAGAAGACGAAGAGTCAATTGCTACTGTAATTAAATATAATTTACAAAAAGAAGGTTATCAAGTCCAAATTACTTCAGATGGCGAAGAAGCAATATACTTGGCTAAAAATAGTAAACCGGATATCATTCTTCTTGATTGGTTACTACCGTCAATTCAAGGTATTGAGGTTTGCAGAGTTTTAAGAGAAACTCCTGAAACTTCCAATATTCCGATTATCATGATCTCGGCTAAAGGCGAAGAATTTGATAGAATAAGCGGACTTGAACGCGGTGCTGATGATTACATAGTTAAACCTTTCTCTCCGGCGGAATTAATTGCAAGGATTAAAGCAATATTCAGAAGATTGCGTCCTGCATTTTCAAATAAAACTCTGGATTTTGAAGATATTACTATGGATCTCATGACTCATTCCGTGAGCAGAAACGGGGTGGAAGTGAAGCTTGCGCCTATTGAATTTCAAATATTACAAATTCTAATGGAGCATCCGAACAGAGTGCTTTCAAGAGAGGCTTTAATAGATAAGATTTGGGGTGTTGATATTTACGTCGGATCAAGGACAGTAGATGTGCATGTAACCAGACTTAGAAAAGCTTTAATAAAAGCTAGCCCTAATGGTGAAGATTTAATTAAAACTATTAGACTTGCAGGATATTGTTTAAAAACATCGGTAAGAAGATAA